The segment CAGGTACTCGTCGGGCACCCGCGCTCCGTGGAGGAAGCCCCGCTGGTAGTCGGTGAAGGTCTCGGGCTCGGATCCCGCCCAGTCGACCTCGGCCATGGCCCGGTAGTGGCCCTCGGTGAAGCGGGAGCGGTCGTGGGGGATGCCCCGGCGGTCGAAGGCCTGGGCGAGCATTCCTGCGTCGGGGGTCACGAGGACGCCACCGACGTCGAGGCTCACGGCGTCGAAAGCGCGCAAAGACATATCCGGTGGCGGCGAACCAACATGCCCTACAAGGTTGCCGAATCTCGGGCCGCTGTCACGTGGGTCACGTGACACAGAGGTGAAACTTGTCGAGGGGCGCCAAGGCCGGCAGGTCGGCGACCTGAGTGACCGGAGCGACGCGAGCGACCTGGGCTAACCCCGTCGGGCGGGGCGTCGGTACGCTCGCCCGGGTGACCGGGGACGACGATCGCCTGTACTTCAAGCAGATCCTGTGCGGGAGGGACATCGCCCGCGACGACCCGATCGCCCGGCAGATGGTGAACTTCACCTACCTCGTGGGCGACCGGGAGACGGGCGAGGCCGTGGCCATCGACCCGGCCTACGACATCAAGGGCCTCCTCGACGTCCTCGCCGCGGACGACATGCGACTCGTCGGCGCCCTCGCCACCCACTACCACGCCGACCACGTGGGCGGCGACATGATGGGCTACCAGATCAGCGGCGTCCGGGAGCTGCTCACGCTCGAGCCGGTGCCCGTCCACGTGCAGGCCGACGAGGCCCCCTGGGTCCAGCGGGTCACGGGCGCGGGCCTCGGTGACCTGGTGCAGCACGGGAGCGGCGATGTGGTCCAGGCGGGTGGCGTCCGGATCGAGCTGATCCACACGCCCGGCCACACCCCCGGCAGCCAGTGCTTCTTCGTGGACGGCCGCTACCTGGTGTCGGGCGACACCCTGTTCCTGGAGGGCTGCGGCCGCACCGACCTGCCCGGTGGCGACGCGGCCCAGCTCTACGACAGCCTCACCCAGAAGCTCGCCAAGGTGCCCGACGACGCCATCCTCTTCCCGGGCCACCTCTACTCGGCCGAGCCGTCGGCGTCGCTGGGCGAGACCCGCCGGATGAACTTCGTCTTCAAACCCCGCAACGTGCAGGAGTGGCTCGGGATGTTCGGCCGCTGAGGCCGCCGATGTCACGTTCGACGTTGGTCGCGGCGGCACTCGCCATGGCCCTCACCGGCTGCGGTGGCGGTGGCGACGACGACTCCGACGACGCCCAGCCGGTCGACCCCCCGTCGACCACGGCGGCGTCGACGACCACGACCACGGCGGCCCCCGACCCGTACGCCGGTGCGACCGCCGAAGGCCTGCTCCTCACACCGGCCGACCTCGGACCGGGATGGGCCGTCGGCGCCCCACCGTCGCCCACCACCTGCGCGGGCGCACCCCTCGTCGAGGACCCGCTGACCTACGGCCCGCCCGACGACGCCGCCCAGGCGTCGCTGGAGAACGCCGAGCTGGGCGCCGTCGAAACCGTCGCCCTCCACCCGGACGACGCGACGGCACAACGGGCCCTCGACGCCTGGCGCACCCGCATGGCGTCGTGCGCCCGTAGCGGCAGCGACGCCGGCATCGAGTACGTCATACGTATGGAGCCGGCGTCGCTCGGTCCCTACGGCGACGACTCGTGGGCGTCCCACCTCACCATCGAGGCGGCGGGGCAGACCTTCGCCGGCTACGAGGTCGTGCACCGCCAGGGTCGGGCGCTGGTCCACTTCAACGTCGTCGGCGCCGCGACGTCGCTGTCCGACCCGCGGGCCGAGGAGCTGATGGCGCTCGTCGTCGCCCGTCTCTGACACGACCCCGCGGAGCTCCTAGCCGCGGTTGAACACCCAGGGGTGATCGGCGCGGAACCAGGCGCGGGCGTCCTTCCAGGTGCGGGGGCCGTAGGTGCGGTTGCTCAGCCGGGTCTCCTGGCGGGCCTGCTCGGCATCTTCCTGGCTGGGCCGGCACGGCAGCCGCGGGATCGAGATGTCGTGCAGCTGGGCGGAGTTCTGCCAGAAGATCTTGTGCTTGATCTCCTTGGTGAGCGCCGGGTAGCCGTAGCGCTCCTGCAGCTCCTCGCTGATCTCGAAGGTGCGCAACGCCTGGATCTGGTCCTGCGGCGTGCCGTACCAGAGCGAGTCGGTGCCCCACAGGATGCGGTCCTCGCCGAACGCCGTGAGCAGCTTGCCGAGCACGTGCGCGGCGGCGTCGGGCTGGGCCATCAGGACCTTCCACGTGGATCCGAGCTCGGCGTAGACGTTGCCGCCCGGGCCGATGTCGTTGTCCTCCACGGTCTTGATCAGCCGGTCGACGCCGCCGTTCGGGTTGGCGGGGTCGTACGGCCCCTCCGGCACTCCGGTCTCGAAGCCCGAGTGGTAGATGCAGAAGCGGATGTCGGGGTGGTTCGTGGCGGCGACGCCGATGTCGACCGGGTCGGCGAACTTCGGGGTGCCGACGCTGCCGAACCCCTTGTGGACGCAGACGATGTTGGGCCCGAGCTCCTCCACCTTGTTGAGGAAGGCCTCGCCGACCGGCTTGCCCTCGGGGTCGTGGTCGTCGAGGAACCAGCCGTCGCCCACGTTGCAGTAGGCCTTCCAGGCGGAGATCGGGTAGTCGGCGTGCTCCTGCTCCATCGCCTCCAGCGCCGCCGGCAGCTCGCCGACGTTGGCCCAGGCGTGGCCCTGCACGAGGATCCGGTTGTCGCCGCAGAGCTTCTCGACCTCGCGGCGGCAGTTGTCCATCACCTCGGCCGACAGCGGGTCGTAGGTGCCGA is part of the Acidimicrobiales bacterium genome and harbors:
- a CDS encoding MBL fold metallo-hydrolase; this encodes MTGDDDRLYFKQILCGRDIARDDPIARQMVNFTYLVGDRETGEAVAIDPAYDIKGLLDVLAADDMRLVGALATHYHADHVGGDMMGYQISGVRELLTLEPVPVHVQADEAPWVQRVTGAGLGDLVQHGSGDVVQAGGVRIELIHTPGHTPGSQCFFVDGRYLVSGDTLFLEGCGRTDLPGGDAAQLYDSLTQKLAKVPDDAILFPGHLYSAEPSASLGETRRMNFVFKPRNVQEWLGMFGR
- a CDS encoding amidohydrolase family protein, which codes for MAAKNVDPGLPIKLDPVSNCEYAPEPASELVREAQRRAREMCDENARRIGMDRRRFLLSSMGAATTLYALAACSDEASDEGTKPGGNFDVPEDAMVDPDVALDTLGDDMPVIDMQCHLLEYPAGYEGFNFGSIFAGARDCEDPELFSCFNTERWIEEIFDRSDTTVGVLSALPAVGTYDPLSAEVMDNCRREVEKLCGDNRILVQGHAWANVGELPAALEAMEQEHADYPISAWKAYCNVGDGWFLDDHDPEGKPVGEAFLNKVEELGPNIVCVHKGFGSVGTPKFADPVDIGVAATNHPDIRFCIYHSGFETGVPEGPYDPANPNGGVDRLIKTVEDNDIGPGGNVYAELGSTWKVLMAQPDAAAHVLGKLLTAFGEDRILWGTDSLWYGTPQDQIQALRTFEISEELQERYGYPALTKEIKHKIFWQNSAQLHDISIPRLPCRPSQEDAEQARQETRLSNRTYGPRTWKDARAWFRADHPWVFNRG